TGACCGCGTTGATGATCGCGCGCTCGTCGATGATGCGGCCCAGCGGACGGAAATCGTCGCCCAGCGCGGTGATGTCCAGCGCACGCTCGGTGGCTTCGCGGGTGAGCGCATCGCGCAGCGGCGTGCCCGGGTTGACGAACGACGCACCCGGCAGCTGCACGCCCATCGCTTCCAGCAGCACCTGGTTGGAATTGGCCGTGCCGTAGAAGGTGCAGGTGCCGACGCCGTGGTACGAGGCGGATTCGGCTTCCAGCAGCTCCTCGCGGGTGGCGTCGCCGGCAGCGTAGCGCTCGCGCACTTCGGCCTTCTGCTTGTTCGGAATGCCCGGCGTCATCGGGCCGGCCGGCACGAACACTGCCGGCAGGTGGCCGAAGGCGAGCGCGCCGATCAGCAGGCCCGGCACGATCTTGTCGCACACGCCAAGATGGATGGTGGTGTCGAACATGTCATGGCTGAGGCCGACGGCGGTGGCCTGCGCGATGACATCGCGCGAGAACAGCGACAGTTCCATGCCGCCGCGGCCCTGGGTCACGCCATCGCACATCGCCGGTACCGCACCGGCCACCTGGGCGGTGGCGCCCAGTTCGCGGGCGATTTCACGGATCTGTTCGGGATAGGTCTCGAACGGCTGGTGTGCCGACAGCATGTCGTTGTAGGCGGTGATGATGCCCAGGTTGGGCGTCACGCCGCCGCGCAGCCGGCTCTTGTCGGTGCTGCCACAGGCGGCGAAGCCGTGGGCGAGATTGCCGCAGCTCAGGCGGCTGCGGAACGGGCCATCGCGCAGGGCGGCGTCGATCGCCGCCAGGTAGGCGGCGCGCGAGGCGGCGCTGCGGCGGATGACGCGATCGGTGATGGCTTGCAGTTGCGGATGGAGGCTCATTGGCTACCAGCGTTCAAGGTGGCGAGAGGCAAGCGGCGGCAGGCGCCGCCGCCGACGTCAATCAGCCCAGTGCACGCGCAGGCGCGCGCCGTCCAGGTTGATTGCATTGAGGATCGGGTACTGCTGCGCATCGTTGCTGTCCAGCGCTTGGCGCAGCACCTGCAGTTTCTGCTTGCCACGCAGCAGCAGCAGGCGCTGGCGGCACTGGCCCAGCCCGCGCGGGGTCAGGGTGATGCGCAGCGGCCACTGGTTGGCGCCGGGGCAGCCGGTGGCATCCAGCGCCGCGTAGGGCAGGGTGCTTTCCAGTGCGCGGGCCAGATCCTTCGAGCCCGGGAACAGCGAGGCGGTATGGCCATCGTTGCCCATGCCCAGGGCCACCACGCTCGGCGCCTGGCTGTGCTGGGCCTGCAGGTTGGCGGTGTACACGCATTCGGGCAGCGGCTTGCCAACGCGCACCAGGGGATCGAAGTGCGCGCCTTCGGCACGCTTGAGCAGGTGCTCGCGCACCAGCCAGGCGTTGCTGTCGCGATCCTGCGGCGACAGCCAGCGCTCATCGGCCAGGCTCACTTCCACCCGGTCCCAATGCACGTCCAGTTCGGCCAGGGCCTGATAGACCGGTGCCGGCGTGGTACCACCGGACAGCAGGATGCGGGCACGGCCCACTTCGTTGATGTCGTGGTTGATGGCCTGGGCCATTTCGGCGGCCACCGCTTCGATCCAGCCATCGGCATCGCTGTGGCTGATGAAGTCGACGCGGTCGTCGTGGAAGGTCGGGCTCATGCGGCAGCTCCTTGGGCATTGCGTTCGGCGTCGGCGGCATAGGCAGCGGCGCCCAGCAGCCCGGGGCAGGGGTGCATGATCGCCAGTGACGGCACCCGCGACATGATCGAAGAGAACCGGCCCTTGTGCTCGAAGCGCTGGCGGAAGCCGGAATGCTGCAGCGAATCGAGCATCTTCGGCACCAGGCCACCGGTCAGGAACACGCCATCCCAGGCGCCCTGCACCAGCACCAGATCGCCGGCGATGGCGCCGAACACGGCGCAGAACACATCCACCGTGCGCATCGCCTGCGGATCGCCGAGGGCGGCGCGGGCGGTGACGTCGGCCGGCTGCAGCTGGCCCGGATCGAAACCGGCCATCTCGCACACAGCGCGATGGATGTTGACCAGGCCGGGGCCGCAGATGAGGCGTTCATTGGACACCCGGCCGAACTGCTCGGACAGGATCTCCAGGATGCGGATTTCCTCCGGCGTGCCCGGCGGGAAGCTGACGTGGCCGCCTTCGGTTTCCAGCGGATAGCTGCGGCCGTGGCGCACGATCAGGCCGCCCACACCCAGGCCGGTGCCGGGACCGATCACGCCGTAATTGCGTGATTCGCCCGGCGCCGCAGGGGTCCAGTGCGCGCCGCCGATCTGGATCACGTCCTGCGGCTGCAGCAGCGCCACGGCCATCGCCTGCGCGGCGAAGTCGTTGATGAGGTGCAACTGGTCGAAACCGAGCATTGCCGCGGTGCGGCTGCGCGAGATCACCCAGGGATGATTGGTGATGCGTGCTTCGTCACCATCGACGCGGCCGGCCACCGCGAACACGCCGCTGCGCGCGGTGGCGCCGGCCTGTTCCAGGTAGTGGCGTGCGGCATCACCCAGCGAGGGGAACTCGGCCACCGCGTATTCGCGGATGCTGTCCTTCTGCAGGGGCGCGTCCAGCGAGGTATCGGCCAGGGCAAAACGGGCGTTGGTGCCGCCGATGTCGGCGACCAGCACAGGCTGGTTGCCGACACTCATGCGGAGGCTCCGCTGTCCGGGGCATCCACACCCTGCGGCAGGAAGCCGGTGGCGTTGTCCGGGCCCCACTGGCCGGCCGGGTAGGGTTCCAGCGGCAGCTTGGCGGCCTTCCAAGCGTCGGCCACGCTGTCGATCCAGGCCCAGGCCGCGCGCACTTCGTCATCGCGCACGAACAGCGTGTGGTTGCCGTTGAAGGCATCCAGGAACAGGCGTTCGTAGGCGATGCGGCGGTGCAGGCCGGTCGGCACCGACAGTTCCAGTTCCAGCGGGTGCAGTTCCAGCGCGCCCCATTCGGGGCCGGCCAGGCTGCTCATCAGGCCCAGTTCGATGTTTTCCTGTGGCTGCAGCTGGAACACCAGGCGGTTCGGTGCGGCCTGCGCACGCTGCGGGCGCTCGAACAGCCAGTGGGTGACCGGCTTCAGCGTGACCACCACGCGGGTGGTGCGCTCGGGCAGGCGCTTGCCGGTGACCAGGTGGAACGGCACGCCGCTCCAGCGCCAGTTGTCGATATGCGCGGTGACACCGGCGAAGGTTTCCACGTCGCTGCCTTCCGGCGGCTGGTAGGCCTGGGCCGGCTGGCCGTTGATGCTGCCGGCGGTGTAGCGGCCGCGGATGCTGTCGCGCGCGGCGTGCTTTGCATCCAACGGGCGCAGGGCGCGCAGCACCTTGACCTTTTCGTCGCGGATGCGGTCGGCTTCCAGCGAGGCCGGCGGTTCCATCGCCACCATGCACAGCAGCTGCAGGATGTGGCTCTGCACCATGTCACGCAGCGCGCCGGAGCGGGCGTAGTAGGCGTCGCGGCCGTCCACGCCTTCGCTCTCGGCCACCAGGATGTGCACCGATTCGATGTAGTTGCGGTTCCACACGGCTTCCAGCAGCGTGTTGCCGAAGCGCAGGGCGATCAGGTTCTGCACCGCCGCCTTGCCCAGGTAGTGGTCCAGGCGGAACACGCGGTCTTCGTCGATCCACTGGCCGATGGTGGAAATGATCTCCTCGGCGCTCTCGCTGTCGCTGCCGATCGGCTTTTCCAGCATCAGGCGTGCCGGTGCGGCCAGGGCGCCGCCCTTGGCCAGGCCTTCGCAGGTGGAGATGTACAGGCCCGGCGGGATGGCCAGGTAGCTCACGCAGCGGCGGTCGACCAGGTCGGAGACTGCAGCGGCGACCGAATCGACGTCGCGCAGGTCCACCGAACGGTAATCGACGCGGCGCAGCAGGGAGGCGATGTCCTCCTGGCTGGCCATCGGCATGGCCTGCTGCAGGCGCGGCCGCAGAATGTCGTGGAAGGCTTCGGTGTCATGGCCGGACAGGGCCAGCGCACGGATGCGGAAATCCTCCGGCAGCAGGCCGTCGCCAAGCAGGCGCAGCAGCGAAGGGAACAGGTAGCGCTGGGCCAGGTCACCTGTGGCGCCAAACAGGAAGAGGGTGTCGTGCATCGCTCGAGTTTCAGATCCGGGTGACATCGTTGTCAATCGCTTCATGGCTGGGTTCAGGGGACATCCGCGCTACTGTCTGTCCGGGGCTCGCTGGGGGCGGATTTCCGGCGGGCCGGACGACCGTTCCATTCGTAACCACAACGACGATGACCTTTCGTCTGATCGTCGAAGCAGATCGGCGCGCACCGACCTTCGGATAGTGCCACGTGAAAACGTTTACATGGCAGAATGGG
Above is a genomic segment from Stenotrophomonas sp. ESTM1D_MKCIP4_1 containing:
- the glk gene encoding glucokinase, which produces MSVGNQPVLVADIGGTNARFALADTSLDAPLQKDSIREYAVAEFPSLGDAARHYLEQAGATARSGVFAVAGRVDGDEARITNHPWVISRSRTAAMLGFDQLHLINDFAAQAMAVALLQPQDVIQIGGAHWTPAAPGESRNYGVIGPGTGLGVGGLIVRHGRSYPLETEGGHVSFPPGTPEEIRILEILSEQFGRVSNERLICGPGLVNIHRAVCEMAGFDPGQLQPADVTARAALGDPQAMRTVDVFCAVFGAIAGDLVLVQGAWDGVFLTGGLVPKMLDSLQHSGFRQRFEHKGRFSSIMSRVPSLAIMHPCPGLLGAAAYAADAERNAQGAAA
- the pgl gene encoding 6-phosphogluconolactonase, encoding MSPTFHDDRVDFISHSDADGWIEAVAAEMAQAINHDINEVGRARILLSGGTTPAPVYQALAELDVHWDRVEVSLADERWLSPQDRDSNAWLVREHLLKRAEGAHFDPLVRVGKPLPECVYTANLQAQHSQAPSVVALGMGNDGHTASLFPGSKDLARALESTLPYAALDATGCPGANQWPLRITLTPRGLGQCRQRLLLLRGKQKLQVLRQALDSNDAQQYPILNAINLDGARLRVHWAD
- the zwf gene encoding glucose-6-phosphate dehydrogenase, which gives rise to MHDTLFLFGATGDLAQRYLFPSLLRLLGDGLLPEDFRIRALALSGHDTEAFHDILRPRLQQAMPMASQEDIASLLRRVDYRSVDLRDVDSVAAAVSDLVDRRCVSYLAIPPGLYISTCEGLAKGGALAAPARLMLEKPIGSDSESAEEIISTIGQWIDEDRVFRLDHYLGKAAVQNLIALRFGNTLLEAVWNRNYIESVHILVAESEGVDGRDAYYARSGALRDMVQSHILQLLCMVAMEPPASLEADRIRDEKVKVLRALRPLDAKHAARDSIRGRYTAGSINGQPAQAYQPPEGSDVETFAGVTAHIDNWRWSGVPFHLVTGKRLPERTTRVVVTLKPVTHWLFERPQRAQAAPNRLVFQLQPQENIELGLMSSLAGPEWGALELHPLELELSVPTGLHRRIAYERLFLDAFNGNHTLFVRDDEVRAAWAWIDSVADAWKAAKLPLEPYPAGQWGPDNATGFLPQGVDAPDSGASA